From Poecilia reticulata strain Guanapo linkage group LG3, Guppy_female_1.0+MT, whole genome shotgun sequence:
ttaCAGGCATCCAGTGGGCTACAACagcaaatgtttctgaaaatgttttctcatgcATACACACAAGCATACAGCCGACTGACATTATGAGCTCTAAACACCTTAATCTACCCTTAACATTTGCTCCTTACAGTGCAACATTATGGCAACAAATGGAAAGCAGtgctttcataaaaaaaaaaaaaaaaaagaggaatggaaaataaaaatatgtacaaattcTTGGAAAAGCAGTAGTTTCATTTTTTGGTCCTGGGTCCGTTACAGACAgaactgctttttcttttttctcttttttaattctTCCATAAAACAACAGCAGTTTTCACAAGTGTGAGGagctgtggggaaaaaataaaaataaaaatcaggaagAAACATTAGGATTTGCATCTCTGGAAGTCAATGTCTACATTAACTTGgaagttgttttattaaatttgttctgtttttagaacTAGTTAAAATACAGTTTCTCTCTCAAGCTTGCTATTGTTATCCTAGCTCAGCTRAATAAACTACAGCAGTTTAATTAAAAGAGAGGAGCAAYTAGAGCAATGTGAAATGGGAGTTTAAAAACAAGGCAAAGTGCCAcgtcaacaaaaaaagacatgtcATTGTTCAGAACCTGATATGYgatactaaaataataaatacataaacacattCTACAAACAGCTTAGTCAGTGTTTCAAGATAAGCTGAAGCggttttcagcaaaacaaagtttatcAATAGGGGATAAACGTTGTTTTATCCCATTTGGGGAGAATTTTCTCAGTATAATATGATCAGACGCAGCATAAATGCGTTGTGGAGCATCGCTCCAGTttcctcacaaacacacacaagagcAGGTTGCAGCTGTGTGCCATCAATGGTGAGACATAGGATGGGTGGGGTCAAAACAAAGACTTTTAGCTCTACAGCAGATGTTTATTCATGTGTTAAATCGAAAAGCCCAAAGTCTGCGGTATCAGAAAGTCTGCAGAGCAGACATGTTGATTTGAGTTATGATTTTACACACTGCAgtaaaagagacagaggaagcTTTCAAATTAGATGRCCGGATTAAACATTGCAACCTACTTATCAGACGTTATCAAGaaagctgctctgctctgatAAGAAACACTCTTGAAAATTACATGAGGAGGAGAATTGATTCGTCTTGTTTGTTCTCAAGGATGAAAAGAATCTACACTGCAGAGTCTATTAATTAcaagcaaatagaaaaaaaaaatactgatagAAGCAAACCCATCTCACCTCACTACAACTGAGAGCCCTCTGAGCCACCGTGTGTGTAGCCTCCTTTAGACTTCATCTGGGCCTGAACAAGATCTACCTAcaaaaagatggaaatgttCAGCAACGGTCACACAGTGTGGTGAGTTCATTTGATTAAACCGTGGGCAGTGAATGAAGCTTACTGATGCCAATCCAAGGCCCATGTCTCCCGAGCCTACATGTGTGGTGTGRACAAAGTTTGTTGGCTCCCCGATCATGGAGCGGTCGATTCGTCGCCGCCGTTTctgaagaaaatgcaaacagttATATTCTTTCAAACCTCTTAGACAAAAGTTGGCACTGCATTAAATACAACATCCAAACAGCAATTGTTACTAATGTTCTAAAAATTACTTCATGTTAATCAAAAGCACACAATTAAAAATCAGAAGGAGGTAACATTAATAATTACATAGAATTCAAAATGGCTGGAAAAGTTGAGCTAAACAAATGTACCAATAGGTCTAAATTTATTCAGATTCCCTGTGTTTCCTCTTCACTCTAAAAGCAGAATTTAGCATTAGTTGTACaaaatttcttcctttttttgctTGGTTTCCATCCAACTCCCTAGATATATTATTATCCTGCAGTCATTGTaaacaaatgttcattttgtttcattttRCAACTTCCTTCCTTCAAATTAGATGAAATGCATCTAATTTGATGCATTTCATCTGAAGCTaggttaaaatgcaacatgtcCGACCACGGCACAAAAATTACAGTTGAATAACTTCTTAAAAATGACACGTATCCACTTAAACTCAAAGGCTTCATCAAGCCAGGAACAGTTACTTTTCAGAGGAAATGTCTCACTCACTGGTTGCGGCTGCTCTGCAATGCAGCAACTGAAACAAACCCAGAACTCAGTCATCCTGAGGCAGACGAAGAAGCCGCAGCAGTTTCCTCTCTCAGCTCAGACGTCTCTCAGCGTCTGTCTTCCTGTTCGCCGTTGCCAGAGTCACAAACACCCACCGGAAACTGCTGACAGAAGGGCTGCTGGTTCCTTCGGAGTAAACTGTTGGTACAAGAACTGCTccgcagaaaaaaaacaggagtgcGAACACACCTGTGTGAAGAgtgaaaaagcataaattaataTTACTGCGATAAATGTGTCACAACTAGCCGTGAACTAGCTCCTTATCTGTGGTAGGGGGAATTCAGCAGAAAACGCCCTTATTTTCTGCTACTGattcttgtattttttgttttgacatttaaaaaaaaaatcactcaacAGATGAATATTTCAGGATTATTGTCACAACAACACCATGTAAATGTCATTTATCTTGCGCTATAAAAGGTTCAACCCTGAGAAAGCATGTACAAAGAGTAACTCTCTCAAATTCTGAGATCTTAGTCACTCTCCCACAAGCTGAATAAGCTAGCTGTTGAGCTAAGAGTTACTTTAGCTTGTGGTGGAGGTTTTACATTATAACTTCTGACTGTTGGTAACAATGATCAGCACATTTTTCAGCGCTCTTATTAGCTTTACAGATTTAGTAAAGCGTCCTATTGAACAAACAAGTGATCAAATGTTAGTGTTCCCTCTAGCTGATGCAATGTACTGGATTATCAAGTCTGAATGAAAGTTAGGGGGTTACTGAGGAGATAAGACTGACAAACAGCTTTGTGCTTAATGAAATCTCAAAAAGGTTGATTAAGAAGTGAATGTGGCCaacaaactgcagaaagaaagaCTTCCTCAAACTAtggaagatgagaaaaacacacagaaagcgACAAGGACAGCATAATAATGACTTGAACCTCAACCTACAGGGCTCATCCACTTCAGTCCAATTCAAATGTTAAATACTTGAACTGTCTAAAGGGACTCGGTGGTTTTACCCCAACTGGCCAAACGTGTAATGTCAAATTACGCTCTCATCTTACAACTCACAGCTATCAGACATTCCTGCacctcataaaaacaaacagaaaatgtaaaagccTGCAATGAGCCATCATAAATATTACACCCGACATCCCTTACCCGGAAAGAAATGTACAAGACTAAAATAGCGAAACATTCacgaacagaaacatttttttgaaacgAGGTTATAAGAAATGTTTCGGATTTATCGTTTTTCCCCTGCGACTCCGATAGGCGGTTCAGTGACTTTTTCAACTTGATGTTTGGgggatgaaataaaacatacgACTATTGTGACTCTTCCAAGATTAGTCAAACTTAACTTCAGTTAACTCAGATCTTTTACAAACACATGTCTAGGTTATTTCTGTATAAAATAGCACATTATTCGCCAAcctatttttataaaactggaTCAGCCGTTTTTGCTGCCCGACAGGCAGTGAAGGGAGGATCAAGTGTTCCCTCAAATGCAAAGAGTTTGCTGACAAAGTCGCTCTCCCAAAACTGAGTTACTGACTCTGCAGCTGACAGAACCCTCGGCTGACATTGAAGCGACAGTGCGCACTCAGCGAGTAGCATACACTTAGCTGGCACCGAGTACAGAGAAGCTTAAAGTTGGTCCTAATTGCATCTGATATCTTTAAAGGATTAAGTGTTACTGCCTGTGATCTGAAAGTAATTGCTATTTACAAACAAATGAACGTTATGTAACTACGCGCCGCtgcggcaaaaaaaaaaagtcacgcGTCTTCAAATGATAAATGTGACAGTTGCAATTAGATTTTAAACACCGACTCTATTCCGCTGATTCaagatttatttgtaatttttatttatttggtggGTAGGGTGACTGTCAACAGCAAACTAGGGTTAACTGTCAGCTGCTAAGACGgttagctaacatgctaaccTCGCTAGCACCCGAAGCtgagtttttttcctcttgacaGCTACTAGCCTACTAGGCTAACTGAGCTCATTTCCGATTACCAAGACAAGAATAGGAAGGTAAAACTAGGTTGGAAATGAACAAGCGTCCGTATATCTATTGCTAATAACATATCAAATATCCATAAGgcgttttcattttaaatttaagagGTTAAACTCACCAGAAGATGGTCGGTTTACCGGAGGGAAAGGCAAGCTCGACTTGAAAGCAGAATACCCAAAAAAAACCCGGAACTGTGCCGACTGTTTACGTAAGACAAGTTCCGCTTTAAAGTGTGACTACTTCCGCTGGTACCCACGTTTTTACCCCTCTACGGACTAAAAACCGCACATTCCCTGCTAAAAAAGACGgctttaaatcctaaaaatgaGACCGTTAACTGAGGAGGAGACAAAAACGATGTTTGAGAAGCTATCAAAGTAGTAAGTGAGCTTAAAATGATCTTTATTGGCCCGAAAGGGAGCAACTTTCAATAATATGTATTAGCTTGCATGTTAGCATTCATGTGATCAGTGTATGTTCTTTCCCAAAAAGCATAGGGGAAAACATTAAGCTTCTCGTTGACCGACCCGATGGCACCTATTGCTTCAGGCTAC
This genomic window contains:
- the cdc42se2 gene encoding CDC42 small effector protein 2, which codes for MTEFWVCFSCCIAEQPQPKRRRRIDRSMIGEPTNFVHTTHVGSGDMGLGLASVDLVQAQMKSKGGYTHGGSEGSQL